TCGTCGGCATGGAGCAAGACACCATCTCGATGCAGGAAATCTTCCTGTTCGAAAAGAAGGGCATCGATCCCGAGGGCAGGACGATGGGGATATTCCGCCCCACCGGTATCCGCCCGCGCTACTTGCAGCAGATGCTGGCCTCCGGGGTCGATTTGTCGCCGGAACTCTTCAATCCATAAGGTGAGGGGTCGTCATGCTGCTGACCATAGCCATATTCGTTTTTGCGGCGGTGTTCTGCGCCACGGTCGCGATCTACCTCATCCTGCAGCATCGCTTGAGCTGGCAATCGCGGGCCATCAAGGAACGGCTCCAGAACCTTTCGGAATCGTCGACCCAATCGTCTCAGGCCGCCTCGATTCTGCGCCAGGAAGACAGGCTTTCCAATATCCCGGCGCTGGAAAAGCTGCTTCATAAGTTCTCGCTGGGAAATCACCTTAAGAAGCTCATTGTCCAGGCCGGCGCCCGGACCAACCCCGGGACGGTGGTGCTGGCCATGGGCTCGCTCGGCATGTTGGCTTTTCTCATCGCCCACTTCGTGACTCGCGGGGTTTTCATAAGCGTTGCCACGGCCGTCGGCCCGGCAGTGCTGCCCTATGTGTATCTGCATTATAAACGTGTCAGGCGACTCCGCGATTTCGAAGAGGAACTTCCCGAGGCTCTGGACATGATCGTAAACGGGCTGCGCTCCGGATTCACGTTCGAGCTGGCCCTGAAAATGGTCGCCCAGGAACTGCCGGACCCGCTGGCGTACGAGTTCGCGGTGGTATTCGAGGAGCAAAATCTCGGCGTGCCGTTGCAGGACGCGCTCGCCGGGCTGCGCTACCGCGTGCCGAGCGACGATCTCGACCTGTTAATCATCTCCCTAGTGCTGCACCGCCGCACCGGCGGCAACCTGGCCGAAGTCCTGGAAAAAACCGCCGGCACCATCCGTGACCGTTTCCGCCTGAAACGCGAGGTCCGCACCAAGACCGCCCACGGGCGTTTTTCCGGTTTTGTCCTGGTCATGATGCCGATCGCCATGACCGCTATCCTGATGACGCTCGCCCCGGACTATTTCCTCACGCTGCTTCGTGACAAGGCGGGCCAATTCCTGCTGGCGTCGGCGATCGTTATGCAGATTGTGGGTATTCTCGTAATACGCAAGATCATTGACATCAAATACTAAGGTGATCATATGTTGACCGCGATCATAGTCATGGTGTTCGTCGCCAGCTTCCTCCTGATATTCACGATCGCGTACGTGGTGGCGCTGCGCCGCGACCCGGTAAGGACGCGCCTTGAGCAGCTTGCCGGCAGCGCCGGCGTGGCTGCCGACGGCGGATATGATTTCCGCAAGTCGCTCCTCGGAAAAGGTGTCGATCTCCTGGCCGCAAACGTGCAGGACGTCAATGACACCCGTGCCTGGCTGGCTCGCGCTGGGTATTTCCAGCCAAGTGCCGTCTACAACTTCTATCTCACCACTCTGATGCTGGTGTTGATCGGTCTGTTTGCCGCGATTCATACGGGAATGCAGATACACCTGGCCACACCCAAGATCGCAATGCTCGCACTTGGCGCTGGAGCGCTGGGGGGGCTTCTCCCGCGTATGTTTGTCGCCCGTCGGATTTCCAAACGGCGCGAGGCTATCCGCCAAGCCGTGCCGAACATGCTCGATCTGCTCGTGGTCTGTGTCGAGGCCGGCCTTTCATTTACCGCGGGTATACAGAAGCT
This genomic stretch from Candidatus Zixiibacteriota bacterium harbors:
- a CDS encoding type II secretion system F family protein; amino-acid sequence: MLLTIAIFVFAAVFCATVAIYLILQHRLSWQSRAIKERLQNLSESSTQSSQAASILRQEDRLSNIPALEKLLHKFSLGNHLKKLIVQAGARTNPGTVVLAMGSLGMLAFLIAHFVTRGVFISVATAVGPAVLPYVYLHYKRVRRLRDFEEELPEALDMIVNGLRSGFTFELALKMVAQELPDPLAYEFAVVFEEQNLGVPLQDALAGLRYRVPSDDLDLLIISLVLHRRTGGNLAEVLEKTAGTIRDRFRLKREVRTKTAHGRFSGFVLVMMPIAMTAILMTLAPDYFLTLLRDKAGQFLLASAIVMQIVGILVIRKIIDIKY
- a CDS encoding type II secretion system F family protein translates to MLTAIIVMVFVASFLLIFTIAYVVALRRDPVRTRLEQLAGSAGVAADGGYDFRKSLLGKGVDLLAANVQDVNDTRAWLARAGYFQPSAVYNFYLTTLMLVLIGLFAAIHTGMQIHLATPKIAMLALGAGALGGLLPRMFVARRISKRREAIRQAVPNMLDLLVVCVEAGLSFTAGIQKLSEEMRIGCLPLAQELKIVTQEILIGKSKSDVFRSLANRTEVEELRALAVTLIQADRLGTSIGTSLRVLADSMRFKRRQRAEEAANKVSVKLVFPLVLLIFPELLIVLVGPAMISIFRTLQDVAK